TGGAAAAATTTGCTCGAGAAAGATACCTGATGAAGAAAGAATCCGAAGATTTATTCGTTATTGTTGAAAAAAAATAACCTTGAAAAAGCAATTCATAAAATTAATTGTAGCTGTAATTATTGGAGTTACCTCTTATCATACTTCTTCAGCACAAAAATATGTTGATGAAAGTTCGGGATTCATGGATCGCTTATATTTCGGTGGGAATTTTGGTCTTCAATTTGGTACTTTTACGCATATAGAAGCTTCACCAATTGTTGGCTACATGATTAATGAGAGGCTTTCAGCTGGTGTTGGTGGAATTTATCAATATTTCAGGGTACGAGGAGGGAATAGAGTTCCTGATTATGAAACCAATATCTATGGTGCAAAGCTATTTGGAAGATATAACTTTTCACAGCAATTATTCGGATACTCGGAATATGAGAATATAAATTTAGATGTTATTTATAATACCTCAAATGGTTATGAGTTAGGCAGGGCATGGGTGCCAGCATTTTTCATAGGCGGTGGCTATTTTCAACCCATCGGAAATAGAGCAGGAGCTACCGTAATGGCCTTGTATAATTTACTTTATGATGTTTCTCGCTCTCCATACAATTCCCCTTTTGTGTTAAGGGTAGGGTTTACAATTTAACTTGTCAATCTTTATTTCTCTGAATAACCGATTTGGAATTGGAAAAAAGAGAAGATTTTTAATGGAAATAGTCTTGATAGTCTATTCCAAACTTTTGTCCTATCTGACTCAAATCTTCCACTACAGTTGGCAATAAAGGAATACCATTCTCTTTTCTTTCTGCACTCATTTCCCTTTCCGGATCTCCCGGAATAAGCACTTTATCATTTTCTCCAGTTGTTTCTGATTTTCTGAATGTCTCAATCCAATTATCCATATGAGATTTAAAATCATCAGCCGGTCGGAAAGCATCTATTCGCATGGCGCCTAAGAAATGACCTAGGCCTTCACCTACAGGATTTTCTTTAAGCGGAAGGAAACTGACAAATGGTGGAGCCCATGGCCCGTAATTGGCGCCAGAGAGCACTGCTGAGAAGATGTCAACTATTGACCCCAGAATATATCCTTTATGACCAGAATGTTCTCTAGAGCCACCTAATGGCAGCATACTACCACCTTTCTTTAAGGCTTCTACATCAGTCGTTCCTTTACCGTCTTTATCCTGTACCCAACCTAGCGGAGCCTCTTGATTTTTCCGCTTTAGTACTTCTAATTTTCCGTTTGCAACAGTGGTAGTTGCAAAATCCGCAACATAAGGTGGTTGATTTTTGGTAGGAATTGCAATTGATATTGGATTAGTTCCCAATAGCCTTTCTTTAGAAAAGGTAGGAGCTACCAACGGACTTGCGTTTGTCATGGACCAGCCAATCATATCTTTTTCTAGAGCCATCATGCTGTGATGACCGGCTATTCCATAATGATTGGAATTCTTAACAGATACCCAGCCTGTGCCTACTTTCTCGGCTTTTTCCATGGCAATTCTCATAGCGAAAGGCGCTACAACCAAGCCCAATCCTTTATCGCCATCAATTACAGCAGTACTGGGCGTTTCATGAATAATTTTTATATTAGGTTTAGCATTAATTCTGCCTTCTTCCCATAATCTAATGTAGCCATGTAATCGGGCGACTCCGTGCGAATCAACCCCTCTTAAGTCGGCATTGACCAAAACCTCGGAAGCTTCCGCAGCCTCATTGCTCGGGCAACCCATTTGAATAAAAACTTCCTTAACGAAATTCTGTAATGAATTATGATCGAATAAATCCATTAGGATAATTTTATTTCATTTGACAATATAGCATCCAATAATCCTTCTTTCAGTGCGTAAGTCGATACTTTAATATCTATAAAATCATTGTTTTCAATCAGAAATTGAATTAAACAAACCGCTACAACAATCATGTCCACACGCATTTCAATCATACCGGGAATTGACATTCTTTCCGCTCTTGTTTTATGAATGATTTCATTAAAAATCTGGTCAAAGTCGTCAAGGTTTAAGGAGAAAGATACATCATCTGGTTTTTCAAGTCCTTTTTCTTGGTAATTGATATCTACCAAGGTGTCAAAAGTACCGGAAGAACCGATCAAATGATGAGGCTGATAGATGTCCATTTTTACTTTAAGTTCAGCCAATTCTTTTCTTAGGAAGTCATCCAGTTTTTCTATGTCTTTTGGTTGGATAGGATCATGTTTATGAAATTTATCCAATAGTCTTTGAGCACCAATTTCAAAACTTTGCATCCAAAAAACTTCTATCTGGTTACAAATGATGAATTCAACGCTTCCACCTCCTATATCCATAATCAAAGCAGGCTCAGCACCAATTTTTAAAGCTTTTTTAACGCCCTGATGGATAAACTTCGCCTCATCCATGCCTGAAATTAATTGAATAGAAATGCCTGTAGCGTCATAAATTCTTGACATGACTTCTTTGCCATTTTCAGCATTACGCATGGCAGATGTGGCACTAGCGAAAATATTTTCCACTTGCAGCTCATTGATTTTATCTTTAAAGTAAAGCATTGTTTTTAGTGCCCGCTCTTCGGCAGATTTGCTGATATTACCTTCGCTTATTCCACCTTCCCCTAACTTCACAGCTATTTTTTCTTTGTGAATAATGTTTTCCTCACCCTTGTCGATTTTTACAACGAGTAAATGAAAAGTATTTGTGCCTAAATCTATAATGGCTATTTTATCCATAGTTGTATACCTGCCTAAAAAACAATGCGCAATATACTATTTAGCGAGCAATTGGCAATTATTATCAGAAGTTCACTTTTTAAATCTTGTAGTTTGGGGTCAATCGCAATCGGTGCTTTATTAATTATTTATAACTTTGTTCATTATTTTTAAAGGTTTTGCGTTTTTTAGAGGTGTATGCGTCAAATTCTGAATTTTCTATTTGTACTTATTATAAGCTCACTATTGACTTCCTGTGTAAACATAGCGTTGAATGCGGATAAATTTTTAGGGAAAAATGAATTAGCCAAAGCTAAAAAGCGAATTGACAAGGCAATAGAAAAGGAACCCGAAAATCCTGCAACACATTTTATGTTGGCCAAATATTTTAGTCATCCCGTTTGGTCTCACGAGGCGGTGGATTCAGCCCATCTTTATATTCAAATGGTAAGGGATACAATGCCTTATTTGGATGTGGAAACAGCAGTTAAATTATCAAAAAAGGGATTGGATAGTACCGCTGTTGCCAAACAGGGGATGATCATAGATAGTTTGGCTTTTGAAAAAGCACTGTCAAAAAATACAGAAGAAGCTTACAACGAGTATCTTGAAAATTATCAATATCTCATTTACAAGACACAGGCAACAGATTTAAGGAATCAGGTAGCTTATACTGATGCTATAGCTCAAAATACCACCCAAGCAGTAAGTGAATTTTTCAGGAAATATCCTGAGGCTCCTCAAGCTCAAAAAGCGAGAAATGTTTTTGAAACGCTTTATTATGAGAAGAAAACACAAAATCAAACTGTAGAGGAGTACAAAGAATATTTAAGCGAAAGGCCTCAATCAGAATTTGCAGAAGAGGCTTCCCTAAAGCTATTAAATATCATAAGCTCCGGAGCGGATGAAATAGATTTTCAACAATTTATTAATGAGTATGGGCAGTTTCAGGCTGCTGAAAAAGCACAAGCAATACTTGATGGATTAAATTTTCAAAAGAGATCACCCGTCTTATTAACTCATAAAAGAGATAGTCTTTATTTTTTTTATGATTTGACAAACGCACAATTACTCACTTTTCAATTTAGTAGTGTTAATCCCGATTCCTGTTTCTTTATCACTAAGCCTTATATTTTAGGTAAAAGAAATGGTGAAAAACGAGCTTATTTAAAAACAGGACAGCAATTAACTGATTTAAATTTTAAATCCATTGATTATTTAGGTAGCGGGTTTTTCAAAATAAATGATTATGGTCGGGAGCAAATCATTGAGCATTTTAGTTTGAACCCTGCTTTGCAACTAAGTGCATTGAACTTCCAAAAGATTAATGATTTCCATTTCGCCAAGAAAGAAACAGATGGCTGGCATTTGGTTTCACTTTTGAATGAGTCTATTTTAAGACAAACCATGGATAGTATTTGGAAGGAAGAGGAGGTGTTCTTTTTTATAAGGGGGGATGATTTGGCAGTGGCCTCTTCTAATGATTTTAGAAAATCAGCCAAAGACGATTTAAAGTCTTTAAGCTTTCTTTATGATGATTACGAATGGATTAGCGATCAGTATTTGAGGTTGTATTCCAATGATTACGAAACGATTTTGGACAAAGAAGGGCAATTAGTTTTCCCCTTGGAAAAAGCCAAGTATGATTATTTTGACCAGTTCTGGATCAAGAATGTTAACAAAAAATATAGTGTATTAGATAGTAATAGAGTCAGTATATATGATCAAAATTTTGATGACTTTAAATATAGATTTGGAATATTGGCATCGAAGAAAGATAGCCTTTGGACAGTTTTTGAGAATGGTGTTACAGGATTTCCGAAATTTCAATATGATTCCGTGAGGTTATTTAATAGTTGGTTGACTTTCGCAACAAAAGATTCATCTCAATATTTATTATTTAGATCAGGAAAAAGAATCAATTTAGAAAAGGGCGAAGGCTTTAAAATTCTAAAAAACTATAATGTAGAATTATCGAATGTGAGCGATCAAATTCGATTTGTACAAGTTACCAACGTGAAGGGATATTCTCAATTATTTAATGGCTTTGGAAAAAAGATTAAAGAAGGAGAAAATCTAAACATCAATATTTTAACTCAACATTTAATTCAAATTCATCAAAACAAAAAGAAGCAACTGATTGATTCTTCAGGTATAGTTATCCCGATTGAGGAGGTGGAGGCTTTTGGAGCTTATGAGAATGGATTGATTCCTATTTTGCAAAAAAGGAAATTCGGGGCATTGATAGTAGATAGTTTGAAACTTATTCCAGCACACTCTCAATCTAAATTAAAAGTGTTCTTGAAGGATTCTCTTTACATTTTCAAGCATGATAATTTATTTGGGATAAGTGATATTTCTGCTAAAATCGTGATCGAAGCCGATTTTGAAGCGATTGATTATTTTAATGATTCCATCGCCATAGTTGAAGAGGAAGGTGAAATTGGGATATTAAATATTTATAGGAATGAGTATTTACATGAGGCGATTGAATCCTTCGAAAAAGTAAGACTTGCAGAAGAAAAATATTTTATCATCCGAAAAAGAGCAGGATATGGAGTGCTTAATCAAAAAGGCGAGGAGGTAATCCCTTTTATCTTCAATGAACTAAAATCCTTTGAAAGCAAAGGAAAGTTCTATTGGCTGGCGGAGCGTAGGCTATCAGAAATAAACTATATTGTTATTGCCTATTTTGATAAGAGAGGTAAAGTATTATTCAAGGAAGGATTGAATTTTGATGATTTTTTGGAAACTGCTTGTGATTAGCGCCTTGCTCCCACACCGGGGAACCCACAGAATGTGGCGAGGGAGTTTTTTTCTTTACCTAAGCTTAATGTAAAAATACTATCATTACTCAGTTCAAATTTTTAATTTGCGTGAAATTTATAATTTGATTTCAATGAAAAGATATATAGTAGGAGCAGCAGCTCTTTTGATTTTGTTTTCATGCCAGCCAGCAGAAAAGCAGCAACAAAAAGTGAGCAAGCCCAAATTGGTAGTAGGTATTGTGATTGACCAATTACGTCATGATTATTTCGAGCGTTATGCCGATAACTTTGGTGAGGATGGTTTTAAGAGATTAGTCTCTCAAGGATTTTATAATCATAATACCCATTACAATTATATTCCAACTTTTACTGGCCCAGGGCATGCCTCAGTTTATACAGGGACTACACCGGCCACACACGGAATAATTGCTAATAATTGGTATGATAAGAATATCAGAACCTCAGTTTATTGTGCGGAAGACACGTCCGTTTATACCATTGGTTCTACTTCAGATGCGGGTTTAATGTCGCCTCACCGCATGTTGAGTACGACAATCACCGATGAGCTGGGATTAGCCACCAATTTCAAATCAAAAGTTGTTGGTATTTCTATTAAAGACAGGGGTTCTATTCTACCAGCAGGACATAATCCAACCGGATCATTTTGGTATGATAAGAGCAACGGACACTTTGTGAGCAGTAGTTATTATGAACAAGAAGAATTACCATCATGGTTAAAAACCTTTAATAATCGCAATTTGGCAGATGAATACTTGAACCAAACTTGGAGTCTTTCTATGCCTTTGGAACAATATACACAATCCACTTCGGATGATATGCCTTATGAAATGACTGTGAGAGGTAAAGATAAGCCGGTATTTCCTTACAATTTGAAGAAGTTGAGAGCCGAAAACGGAAATTTTGCTTTATTGCCCAATACTGCATTTGGTAACACTATTTTAGCCGATTTAGCCATTGCTACGATGGAAGGAGAGGAAATGGGAAAAGACGAAGTAACTGATTTCTTGGCTTTAAGCTTTTCTTCTACTGATTATATTGGTCACGGATTTGGACCACGTTCGGTGGAGGTGCAGGATACCTACATCAAGTTGGATCAGGAGATTACCAGATTATTTGAACACTTAGATCAAGAAGTGGGGAAAGGAAATTATCTGATTTTCGTGACTTCAGACCATGGATGTGCAGAAGTGCCAGAATATTTGCAAGCCAATAAAATTCCTGCCGATCATTATGATGGCAAAGCTTATGTTAAAAATATAGAAAATGCTTTAAATGAAAAATTTGGAGCAGTGGAGTGGATAGAGGATTTTTCCAATGAGCAGTTTTTTTTAAATCATGATTTGATAAAAGAAAAAAAGGTTGACCTGGATGCTATCAGAAAGTTTATAGTAAAGGAATCCTTAAAATTGGAGGGCGTGGCCGAAGCTTATTCCGCCAGTGATATGCAAAGCACGGAATTTACAGAGCACAAAGCTTCAGCCTTGCAAATGGGCTATAACTTTAAACGATCTGGAGATGTATTATTGATATTGGAGCCAGGCTGGTTTTATCAAACTCGCTCAGCAACTACTCATGGCACTGGTTACGCTTATGATACCCACGTTCCGTTAATTTGGTATGGTTCAGGTATCCAAAGGGGTAAATCATATAAGAGGCAGAATATTGATGATATAGCAGTAACGCTAGCTCATATTTTGGGAACAAGTTTACCCAGCGGAGCTACAGGTGATCCTATTCTAGATGTTTTGAAATAGGAGTTGTAGCAACCGTAGAATTAAACGTTTAATATACGTTCAATTCTACAATTAATGGCTTTTCAAAGGCTCTGCAGCTGTTTACAGTTTTTTTATCAGCTAAAATCCATTAGATTGCCTGACATAAGGTATATATAGTCACCAGGGGGTGACTATATTCACTTGTTGAACTAAACCGTTTCTTCCTGGAAACGGTAAAATGAGGTATGATTAAATTGTAATGGTAAACAAACAAGTTACCATTATGAAAACTCAAACAAAAAGCAATGCCTTAGAGCATCTGAAAAGAGAGCTGGAATTCCGGAATTACAGTTTTCGTACAGTAAATACGTATTGTTCACTGATGTCGCACCTGGCTAAAGTGAGCAGTTTACCGCTCGAGACCATCACCCTTTCACAGTTTAAAGATTATCTTCACAAGGTGGTGATAGAAAAAGGCCTATCAGCCTCTACTGTGAACCAGTACATCAGTGCATTTAAAATAGTGCAAACCGATGTTTTAGGCAGGGAATGGGAAGATTTTAAGATTAGACGCCCTAGAAAATCTAAAAGGCTTCCGATCGTCCTCTCCATTGAGGAAATGGAAAGGCTGATCAATGTCAACGGCAACTTAAAACATAAGGCAATCATTATGCTGGCCTATTCAGCAGGCTTGAGAAGAAATGAGCTGTTGAACCTGTTACCCGATCATATCGACTCTACAAGAATGCAAGTGCGGGTCATGCAGGGCAAGGGCAAGAAAGACCGCTACACGTTGCTCTCACGCAAGACACTTGAGGTACTGCGTATTTATTATAAATTTGCACGTCCCGAGAAGTACTTATTTGAACCTCAAAACAGTAAAGGACGTCCGTTGGCAGAGACGACCTTGGCTAAAATTGTCAAGAATAAGCTCAAGCTTGCCGGTATTAAAAAGGCGGTATCCTTTCATACCCTGCGCCACAGTTTTGCCACGCACCTCTTAGAGCAAGGCGTGAACTTACGGCTGATACAGCAGTTTATGGGACACACCTCCCTTAAGACCACTACCGTCTATCTACATCTCACCAAGCCAGACCCCGGCAGTGTTTGCTCCCCTCTAGATAACATGAAAGTTTAAAAATGGGAAGATGGAAAACAAAAGACAGAAAACAGAACTGGCTGATATCTTCATTGAGCACGCAGCGGATTATTTGAATACCACAAAACTCTGCCTCGTACAAAAGAAAGCCTACCAGGCCATCACCCAATGTCGGAGTGCCTCCATGGGAGGGCATATTAACAGCTGTGATAATTGTGGACACAATCAGCAAGCCTACAACTCGTGCAGAAACAGGCACTGCCCAAAATGCCAGTTCATAAGAAAGGCCAAATGGGTCGATAAACTGGCTTCAAACCTGCCTGCCACCAAATATTTTCATTTGGTCTTTACCGTGCCTCACTGCTTGAACAAGCTGTTTTATATTAATCAAAAATTGACTTATGGCGCACTTTTTAAAGCAGCGGGTCAATCTTTGATGCAGTGCGCGAAGAACCCAAAGTATCTGGGGGCAAAGGCAGGTGCGGTATCCATATTACATACCTGGGGACAAAACTTGGATTATCACCCGCATATCCATATGATAGTGCCTGCAGGAGGATTGACCGAAGACGGAAGAGAATGGATTCCTTCTAGCCCCAACTATTTCTTACCTGTGAAGGTGTTAAGTGCTGTGTTTAGAGGTATTTTACTCAAGCTGCTGGAAGCATCTTTCAAGAATGACCGACTCAAAATACCTGCAGGCACTCACTTTGAACAATTAAAACAGCAATGCTACAAGACCAAATGGGTGGTCTACAGTGAAAAGCCTTTTAAATGCCCTGAAAATCTGATTAATTACTTGGGCAATTATACCCACAGGGTGGCCATAAGTAACCAACGGATCATGAGCCATCAAAATGGAAAGGTAAGTTTTAATTATAAAGACTACCGATGTGGTGGCTTGAGAAAAGTGATGAGCCTAGAGGCGGGCGAATTTATCAGAAGGTTCATGCAGCATGTCCTGCCTGAGGGGTTTTGCAAAATCAGGTATTTTGGCTTTATGTCCTTGTCCAACCTTAAACAGGCTAGGGATGACTGTAATCATATCATTAATAAAATCACTTACTTCCCTGTGCTAGAAGGGCTCAATGGCATGGAAGTTTATCGGCAATTAACAGGGAAAGACCCTGTGGAATGTCCTAAATGCAAGACAAAAGGCATGAAGGCAGTTCCATTACCCAAACAAAAAACACCTGGCTAGTATTAAACTGACCGACAGTTCTTTGAAAGATTGTAGCTTTAACACGAAGCGAAAAAAGCTTCAACAGGAAAGCTACGTCTAATTAACAAAGCTTTGTATGAAAACAGGCCCTACAAATCAGCACCAAACAGGCAAAAGTTCTGCTATCAATTGGCAAGATGAGGCTTCAGCAGCTAAAGCCAACATACTATGCCCATAGTCCCATCGGCTCAGTCCAACTACGTTTTATTCATCATTCTTACTGCTCTTAAATCACATTTACAGAAATGGGGATTTTACCTTTTTTTATTTATTTTTAGAGAACGATGAATAAAACGCTATAATGTTGTGCTTCATGCTATATATAGCCGAAGGAATTATCGACCACAAGTATAATGTTATTATGATACCAAATTATGGTTTTGTAAATTTGACCCATGAGCTCGACTAGAACTTTCAATCCAAACCAATTGCGAGATTATTCCTACTTGTTCTCTAGAAGCGCTGTAAAAGAATGGATGAACGGCAACTTATCATCCATTGATTTCAAGATTAAGAGATATGATGAAAACTGGTATTCGAAGACTAAAAAGACTTACATTGATTACCTAAAGTTTGTTTACTCTGTTTTAGAGAAGCAATATCAAAACGAATATATCCTCAAGAACTCATTTCTAAATGATTGGCTAATTAAGGAGATGGGAGAAAGTAACTCAGAACTCTACAGTGAATTTAGGATTGGTAGCGCTATTGCAGATTTGGTAATGTTTAATGGTACTTCAAGAGCTTTTGAAATAAAAACTGAGCTTGATTCTGATAAACGACTTGATTCACAATTGAATCAATATCGGAAAGTATTCAATGAGATTTTTTTGATTGTCCCAGTTTCGAAGATTAAAGAATATGAAACTTATGATAGTAGTATAGGAATCATTTGTTTTGATATTTTAAGTCCCAAAAGGTTTCAAATAGTTAGATCAGCTACCAGAACTAAAGACATCGATGCTGAAGCCCTTATGCATATTTTTCACACTAGTGAGTACAAGGAAATTGTGACCCATTACTATGGACAGTTACCAGAGGTTACCAGTTTTAACCAATTTGAGGTATGCAAAGGTTTAATAGCGAAAATTCCCCAGAATGAACTTAATCAACTTTTTATAAATAAAATGAAGAGTCGTGCAGGCAATTATGAGCTATCAGCACGTAACTAC
This is a stretch of genomic DNA from Marivirga harenae. It encodes these proteins:
- a CDS encoding Ldh family oxidoreductase, with the protein product MDLFDHNSLQNFVKEVFIQMGCPSNEAAEASEVLVNADLRGVDSHGVARLHGYIRLWEEGRINAKPNIKIIHETPSTAVIDGDKGLGLVVAPFAMRIAMEKAEKVGTGWVSVKNSNHYGIAGHHSMMALEKDMIGWSMTNASPLVAPTFSKERLLGTNPISIAIPTKNQPPYVADFATTTVANGKLEVLKRKNQEAPLGWVQDKDGKGTTDVEALKKGGSMLPLGGSREHSGHKGYILGSIVDIFSAVLSGANYGPWAPPFVSFLPLKENPVGEGLGHFLGAMRIDAFRPADDFKSHMDNWIETFRKSETTGENDKVLIPGDPEREMSAERKENGIPLLPTVVEDLSQIGQKFGIDYQDYFH
- a CDS encoding Ppx/GppA phosphatase family protein, giving the protein MDKIAIIDLGTNTFHLLVVKIDKGEENIIHKEKIAVKLGEGGISEGNISKSAEERALKTMLYFKDKINELQVENIFASATSAMRNAENGKEVMSRIYDATGISIQLISGMDEAKFIHQGVKKALKIGAEPALIMDIGGGSVEFIICNQIEVFWMQSFEIGAQRLLDKFHKHDPIQPKDIEKLDDFLRKELAELKVKMDIYQPHHLIGSSGTFDTLVDINYQEKGLEKPDDVSFSLNLDDFDQIFNEIIHKTRAERMSIPGMIEMRVDMIVVAVCLIQFLIENNDFIDIKVSTYALKEGLLDAILSNEIKLS
- a CDS encoding tetratricopeptide repeat protein, producing MTSCVNIALNADKFLGKNELAKAKKRIDKAIEKEPENPATHFMLAKYFSHPVWSHEAVDSAHLYIQMVRDTMPYLDVETAVKLSKKGLDSTAVAKQGMIIDSLAFEKALSKNTEEAYNEYLENYQYLIYKTQATDLRNQVAYTDAIAQNTTQAVSEFFRKYPEAPQAQKARNVFETLYYEKKTQNQTVEEYKEYLSERPQSEFAEEASLKLLNIISSGADEIDFQQFINEYGQFQAAEKAQAILDGLNFQKRSPVLLTHKRDSLYFFYDLTNAQLLTFQFSSVNPDSCFFITKPYILGKRNGEKRAYLKTGQQLTDLNFKSIDYLGSGFFKINDYGREQIIEHFSLNPALQLSALNFQKINDFHFAKKETDGWHLVSLLNESILRQTMDSIWKEEEVFFFIRGDDLAVASSNDFRKSAKDDLKSLSFLYDDYEWISDQYLRLYSNDYETILDKEGQLVFPLEKAKYDYFDQFWIKNVNKKYSVLDSNRVSIYDQNFDDFKYRFGILASKKDSLWTVFENGVTGFPKFQYDSVRLFNSWLTFATKDSSQYLLFRSGKRINLEKGEGFKILKNYNVELSNVSDQIRFVQVTNVKGYSQLFNGFGKKIKEGENLNINILTQHLIQIHQNKKKQLIDSSGIVIPIEEVEAFGAYENGLIPILQKRKFGALIVDSLKLIPAHSQSKLKVFLKDSLYIFKHDNLFGISDISAKIVIEADFEAIDYFNDSIAIVEEEGEIGILNIYRNEYLHEAIESFEKVRLAEEKYFIIRKRAGYGVLNQKGEEVIPFIFNELKSFESKGKFYWLAERRLSEINYIVIAYFDKRGKVLFKEGLNFDDFLETACD
- the pafA gene encoding alkaline phosphatase PafA — protein: MKRYIVGAAALLILFSCQPAEKQQQKVSKPKLVVGIVIDQLRHDYFERYADNFGEDGFKRLVSQGFYNHNTHYNYIPTFTGPGHASVYTGTTPATHGIIANNWYDKNIRTSVYCAEDTSVYTIGSTSDAGLMSPHRMLSTTITDELGLATNFKSKVVGISIKDRGSILPAGHNPTGSFWYDKSNGHFVSSSYYEQEELPSWLKTFNNRNLADEYLNQTWSLSMPLEQYTQSTSDDMPYEMTVRGKDKPVFPYNLKKLRAENGNFALLPNTAFGNTILADLAIATMEGEEMGKDEVTDFLALSFSSTDYIGHGFGPRSVEVQDTYIKLDQEITRLFEHLDQEVGKGNYLIFVTSDHGCAEVPEYLQANKIPADHYDGKAYVKNIENALNEKFGAVEWIEDFSNEQFFLNHDLIKEKKVDLDAIRKFIVKESLKLEGVAEAYSASDMQSTEFTEHKASALQMGYNFKRSGDVLLILEPGWFYQTRSATTHGTGYAYDTHVPLIWYGSGIQRGKSYKRQNIDDIAVTLAHILGTSLPSGATGDPILDVLK
- a CDS encoding tyrosine-type recombinase/integrase produces the protein MKTQTKSNALEHLKRELEFRNYSFRTVNTYCSLMSHLAKVSSLPLETITLSQFKDYLHKVVIEKGLSASTVNQYISAFKIVQTDVLGREWEDFKIRRPRKSKRLPIVLSIEEMERLINVNGNLKHKAIIMLAYSAGLRRNELLNLLPDHIDSTRMQVRVMQGKGKKDRYTLLSRKTLEVLRIYYKFARPEKYLFEPQNSKGRPLAETTLAKIVKNKLKLAGIKKAVSFHTLRHSFATHLLEQGVNLRLIQQFMGHTSLKTTTVYLHLTKPDPGSVCSPLDNMKV
- a CDS encoding IS91 family transposase, which produces MENKRQKTELADIFIEHAADYLNTTKLCLVQKKAYQAITQCRSASMGGHINSCDNCGHNQQAYNSCRNRHCPKCQFIRKAKWVDKLASNLPATKYFHLVFTVPHCLNKLFYINQKLTYGALFKAAGQSLMQCAKNPKYLGAKAGAVSILHTWGQNLDYHPHIHMIVPAGGLTEDGREWIPSSPNYFLPVKVLSAVFRGILLKLLEASFKNDRLKIPAGTHFEQLKQQCYKTKWVVYSEKPFKCPENLINYLGNYTHRVAISNQRIMSHQNGKVSFNYKDYRCGGLRKVMSLEAGEFIRRFMQHVLPEGFCKIRYFGFMSLSNLKQARDDCNHIINKITYFPVLEGLNGMEVYRQLTGKDPVECPKCKTKGMKAVPLPKQKTPG
- a CDS encoding sce7726 family protein — translated: MSSTRTFNPNQLRDYSYLFSRSAVKEWMNGNLSSIDFKIKRYDENWYSKTKKTYIDYLKFVYSVLEKQYQNEYILKNSFLNDWLIKEMGESNSELYSEFRIGSAIADLVMFNGTSRAFEIKTELDSDKRLDSQLNQYRKVFNEIFLIVPVSKIKEYETYDSSIGIICFDILSPKRFQIVRSATRTKDIDAEALMHIFHTSEYKEIVTHYYGQLPEVTSFNQFEVCKGLIAKIPQNELNQLFINKMKSRAGNYELSARNYREFNQLSLALRMNMKNRKQLFSILKAPLNV